One genomic region from Skermania piniformis encodes:
- a CDS encoding glycosyltransferase family 4 protein, with product MNKFRYRRGGAESYMLDLAASQRAEGHQVAIFAMEHPDNEPDPNDDLYPARMELNPPPETVGERVGTALGVLYRRDARVAMDRMLQRFQPDVVHLHNIYHQLSPSILRPIAKRSVPAVMTLHDYKLACPTYQFLDHGQICEACISRKFGNAVKRRCNQGSLTGSTLSAIELTAHTYLGAYGPIDRFLCPSRFLLQKMAQARVYPDRLRHLPNFCDVTGIDPAAGPGRGVLYAGRLSAEKGVDTLIDAAALLPAGIDVTIAGDGPERAELEQRAIRTGVADRVHFRGRVNRDEVHAAMRAAAVVVVPSRWYENQPMTILEAFGCARPVVATHLGGLPELVRDGITGRLVPHDDPAALARALAEVVAAESAVAPADSMGAAARAYTVERSSLRRHLQDLEAIYSELA from the coding sequence GTGAACAAGTTCCGCTACCGCCGCGGCGGCGCCGAGTCGTACATGCTCGACCTGGCTGCGTCCCAACGCGCCGAGGGCCATCAAGTCGCCATCTTCGCGATGGAACATCCGGACAACGAACCGGATCCGAACGACGATCTCTATCCCGCCCGGATGGAGCTCAACCCGCCCCCCGAAACGGTGGGCGAACGGGTCGGAACCGCACTGGGCGTGCTGTACCGACGGGACGCCCGCGTCGCGATGGACCGGATGCTGCAACGCTTCCAGCCCGACGTGGTGCATCTGCACAACATTTATCACCAACTGTCGCCGTCGATTCTGCGGCCGATCGCCAAGCGGTCGGTCCCGGCGGTGATGACGCTGCACGACTACAAGTTGGCCTGCCCCACCTACCAGTTCCTGGACCACGGGCAGATCTGCGAAGCATGTATCTCGCGCAAATTCGGCAACGCGGTCAAGCGGCGCTGTAACCAGGGTTCGTTGACCGGGAGCACACTCTCCGCGATCGAACTCACCGCACATACCTACCTGGGCGCCTACGGTCCGATCGACCGATTCCTCTGCCCGAGCCGGTTCCTGCTGCAGAAGATGGCCCAAGCCCGGGTCTACCCGGATCGGCTGCGGCATCTACCCAACTTCTGCGATGTGACCGGTATCGATCCGGCCGCCGGACCGGGTCGCGGGGTGCTTTACGCCGGTCGGCTGTCCGCCGAGAAGGGCGTCGACACGCTGATCGATGCCGCCGCACTGCTGCCGGCCGGAATCGACGTGACGATCGCCGGCGACGGACCGGAACGAGCCGAACTCGAGCAACGAGCGATCCGTACCGGGGTCGCCGATCGCGTGCATTTCCGCGGCCGGGTGAACCGCGACGAGGTGCATGCGGCGATGCGCGCGGCGGCGGTCGTCGTCGTGCCCTCCCGCTGGTACGAGAACCAGCCGATGACCATCCTGGAGGCCTTCGGCTGCGCCCGCCCGGTCGTCGCCACCCACCTCGGCGGCCTCCCCGAGCTGGTTCGCGACGGCATCACCGGCCGGCTGGTACCGCACGACGACCCGGCCGCCCTCGCTCGCGCCCTGGCCGAGGTGGTGGCTGCGGAATCCGCCGTCGCACCCGCGGACTCGATGGGTGCCGCC